The window AAAGTAGAATTAGTAAACGATTAAATATGGTAAGTTACGGAAAATGGATAGGCGGAGGCTTAGGATGGGTTTTCGGCGGTCCTATTGGTGGAATTCTTGGATTTATTTTTGGCTCGATGTATGATGGCATGCAAAGCGGTGCATTCGAATACAAAAAAGTTACCAGTGAACGTCCCCGTTATGGCTCCACACAGCAAGGTGATTTCAGTATAAGCTTGCTCATTCTGTCGGCGGCAGTAATGCGAGCCGATGAAAAAGTAAAAAAAGCCGAACTTGATTATGTAAAACGGTTCTTTTTGCAGCAATTTGGTCAGGAAGATGCTGAGCAAAAAATTTTAATGCTCCGCCAAATTCTGAAACAGGACTTTGATTTGTTTGCGGTGTGCTCGCAAATCAGGCAGTACATGGAGTACCCTTCACGCCTGCAACTTATGCACTATCTGTTTGGTATTATTGCCGCCGATGGTTCGTTTCCCC is drawn from Lentimicrobiaceae bacterium and contains these coding sequences:
- a CDS encoding TerB family tellurite resistance protein translates to MVSYGKWIGGGLGWVFGGPIGGILGFIFGSMYDGMQSGAFEYKKVTSERPRYGSTQQGDFSISLLILSAAVMRADEKVKKAELDYVKRFFLQQFGQEDAEQKILMLRQILKQDFDLFAVCSQIRQYMEYPSRLQLMHYLFGIIAADGSFPPREIEVTEMIAVYLGVKPNDLSSIKAMFVRDTNSPYRILEISPDAPDEEVKKAYRRMAVKFHPDKVSHLGEDIQKAAKEKFQQLNSAYQEIKKQRNLN